From one Populus alba chromosome 17, ASM523922v2, whole genome shotgun sequence genomic stretch:
- the LOC118046116 gene encoding uncharacterized protein isoform X1, producing the protein MPVPLRSGTPKKPSEMMRLFMTTFIGIIFGFFLGISFPTLSLSKMNLPSSLFPSIDLTYIEDKYSGLSKQALFNAWSSLKGNKEASPLLPRYNKTEIWVPTNPRGAERLPPGIVASESDFYLRRLWGLPSEDLTIQPRYLVTFTVGYDQKKNIDAAVKKFSENFTIVLFHYDGRTTEWDEFEWSKRTVHISAHKQTKWWYAKRFLHPDIVAPYDYIFLWDEDLGVEHFDAEKYIKLVRKHGLEISQPGLDPDRGTTWAMTKRRDGIEVHKDTEEKPGWCTDPHLPPCAAFVEIMATVFSRDAWRCVWHMIQNDLVHGWGLDFALRKCVEPAHEKIGVVDAQWIIHQGVPSLGSQGQAQKGKAPWEGVRERCRKEWTMFQDRMTNAEKVYYKAMEMDPPNSTAR; encoded by the exons TGGAACTCCCAAAAAACCTAGTGAGATGATGAGGCTTTTCATGACAACTTTTATTGGAATAATTTTTGGCTTCTTTTTAGGAATATCCTTTCCAACGCTGTCCTTATCTAAG ATGAATCTCCCATCCAGTTTGTTTCCTTCCATTGATCTTACATATATTGAGGACAAATACTCTGGTCTTTCAAAGCAAGCACTGTTCAATGCTTGGTCTTCTCTAAAGGGTAACAAAGAGGCCTCTCCTTTACTTCCCAGATACAACAAGACCGAG ATCTGGGTTCCAACAAATCCTCGAGGTGCTGAAAGACTACCCCCTGGTATAGTTGCTTCTGAATCAGATTTCTACCTCCGCCGACTTTGGGGTCTGCCTAGTGAG GACCTTACCATCCAACCTAGATATCTTGTAACCTTTACTGTTGGTTatgatcagaaaaaaaatatcgatGCGGCGGTTAAAAAg TTCTCCGAGAACTTCACCATTGTGTTGTTTCACTATGATGGACGGACAACTGAATGGGATGAGTTTGAGTGGTCAAAGCGAACTGTTCACATCAGTGCTCACAAACAAACAAAGTG GTGGTATGCCAAACGTTTTCTTCATCCTGACATTGTTGCTCCCTACGATTATATTTTTCTCTGGGATGAGGACCTTGGGGTGGAACATTTTGATGCAGAGAA ATACATTAAACTGGTAAGGAAACATGGTTTGGAGATTTCACAGCCTGGTTTAGATCCAGATAGAGGAACAACATGGGCAATGACAAAGAGAAGAGATGGCATTGAAGTGCACAA GGACACTGAAGAGAAGCCTGGTTGGTGTACAGATCCACATTTGCCTCCATGTGCAGC ATTTGTTGAGATCATGGCAACTGTATTTTCTCGAGATGCATGGCGTTGTGTTTGGCACATGATTCAG AATGACTTGGTTCATGGTTGGGGTCTAGATTTTGCTCTGAGGAAATGTGTTGAG CCTGCTCATGAGAAAATAGGAGTTGTGGATGCTCAGTGGATCATTCACCAAGGCGTTCCTTCACTCGGGAGCCAG GGGCAAGCACAGAAAGGAAAGGCACCGTGGGAAGGG GTGAGAGAGAGGTGTCGGAAAGAATGGACAATGTTCCAAGATAGAATGACTAATGCAGAAAAAGTCTATTATAAGGCAATGGAAATGGATCCTCCCAATTCAACAGCTCGTTAA
- the LOC118046116 gene encoding uncharacterized protein isoform X2, with amino-acid sequence MPVPLRSGTPKKPSEMMRLFMTTFIGIIFGFFLGISFPTLSLSKMNLPSSLFPSIDLTYIEDKYSGLSKQALFNAWSSLKGNKEASPLLPRYNKTEIWVPTNPRGAERLPPVHIFDLWTSCLQDLTIQPRYLVTFTVGYDQKKNIDAAVKKFSENFTIVLFHYDGRTTEWDEFEWSKRTVHISAHKQTKWWYAKRFLHPDIVAPYDYIFLWDEDLGVEHFDAEKYIKLVRKHGLEISQPGLDPDRGTTWAMTKRRDGIEVHKDTEEKPGWCTDPHLPPCAAFVEIMATVFSRDAWRCVWHMIQNDLVHGWGLDFALRKCVEPAHEKIGVVDAQWIIHQGVPSLGSQGQAQKGKAPWEGVRERCRKEWTMFQDRMTNAEKVYYKAMEMDPPNSTAR; translated from the exons TGGAACTCCCAAAAAACCTAGTGAGATGATGAGGCTTTTCATGACAACTTTTATTGGAATAATTTTTGGCTTCTTTTTAGGAATATCCTTTCCAACGCTGTCCTTATCTAAG ATGAATCTCCCATCCAGTTTGTTTCCTTCCATTGATCTTACATATATTGAGGACAAATACTCTGGTCTTTCAAAGCAAGCACTGTTCAATGCTTGGTCTTCTCTAAAGGGTAACAAAGAGGCCTCTCCTTTACTTCCCAGATACAACAAGACCGAG ATCTGGGTTCCAACAAATCCTCGAGGTGCTGAAAGACTACCCCCTG tCCATATCTTTGATTTATGGACATCGTGTCTGCAGGACCTTACCATCCAACCTAGATATCTTGTAACCTTTACTGTTGGTTatgatcagaaaaaaaatatcgatGCGGCGGTTAAAAAg TTCTCCGAGAACTTCACCATTGTGTTGTTTCACTATGATGGACGGACAACTGAATGGGATGAGTTTGAGTGGTCAAAGCGAACTGTTCACATCAGTGCTCACAAACAAACAAAGTG GTGGTATGCCAAACGTTTTCTTCATCCTGACATTGTTGCTCCCTACGATTATATTTTTCTCTGGGATGAGGACCTTGGGGTGGAACATTTTGATGCAGAGAA ATACATTAAACTGGTAAGGAAACATGGTTTGGAGATTTCACAGCCTGGTTTAGATCCAGATAGAGGAACAACATGGGCAATGACAAAGAGAAGAGATGGCATTGAAGTGCACAA GGACACTGAAGAGAAGCCTGGTTGGTGTACAGATCCACATTTGCCTCCATGTGCAGC ATTTGTTGAGATCATGGCAACTGTATTTTCTCGAGATGCATGGCGTTGTGTTTGGCACATGATTCAG AATGACTTGGTTCATGGTTGGGGTCTAGATTTTGCTCTGAGGAAATGTGTTGAG CCTGCTCATGAGAAAATAGGAGTTGTGGATGCTCAGTGGATCATTCACCAAGGCGTTCCTTCACTCGGGAGCCAG GGGCAAGCACAGAAAGGAAAGGCACCGTGGGAAGGG GTGAGAGAGAGGTGTCGGAAAGAATGGACAATGTTCCAAGATAGAATGACTAATGCAGAAAAAGTCTATTATAAGGCAATGGAAATGGATCCTCCCAATTCAACAGCTCGTTAA